The sequence TAAAAGAAGAGCCTAGGGACTTAAAGAAGATTTGGCATTACCGTCTAATTTAGAAATATGCTTCTCGACTTTCTTAGCACATCCGTAGCAATGCATTGACACCTTTAGCTCCACTATCTGCATACATCACCATCCATCACCATTCCCATACTATTTCATTacaattattttcaataaaactttaaattccTTTAAATCTTATATGAAAGATGAATGTTATAATTAACTTTTAAGTTATAACCAACAACAAATACATTAATCTATATGATTTTGggagaacacaaaaaaaaaataaaagaaaaaaaaactaatgtggAATAACAAGAAAAACGCACACCACCATAGACGAAAAAAAGAGCCCCCACACAACTTTTGAAGagctaataaaacatatatttcactGTTCCCCAAAAATTTGCGTTGTGATAAGCATTTTTCCAAAGCTCAAGAAATTATCATAcgtcatttatttttttgctataatgTTGGAGATGTGATTTTGTGGGTTACCTTAGGCTTAAGATGAAAGGCAAGAGTCTGACGATGATCAGCAGCTACAACATCTTTTAATCTCATGACCTTCCCAGATTTCTCTGTTGAAGAATCTATCAAAGGCTTCTTCTCaaactcttcatcttcatcgtctaCTAGAGTATTTAGACAAAAACATGAACACTGATTTGTCGGAAGGAAAAGACAATCCCACACTCTCCCAATCTTCTGGAGCTTCCCCATTAACTAGAAAAGTAATCAAGGGTTTTTTAGAGAGTGTGATATTTTGAGATGATGTTGGGAAGAAGACCAATAAAAAGGAGTTGGGTGAGAAAGGAGAGAATATGTGAGAGAAGTACTTGCTTGTATTACACACTTACACTGTCTTAAAGAGatgggagaaagagagagagagaaagagagagagagaaataaggTGTGAGAAGAAGTCAAACATTGAAATGATATTGTAGAGACCGATGAATTTATTACAATTCATAAACTAAAATGTTAAATCTTTCATTAGATCTAATGTTACTTTTGTCATTATACTTCCTCTTTAATttagtttagagtttagaacaTTGTAGTGAACcaatattattataactttTGATAAGTATGGAGAGTGTAACCACTAATTAAGTTTCTTATCTTCTGTGTTACTTTTAAATTGCACAATGTCATTGTCAAACAATGGAGAAGTATGTGAAATGACTATTTAGAAGCATCCAATTATATgctatataatatgatatgacaagtgataaaagaaagaaagaagacatAGGTCACATCTCACGTTCAACAACTCTCCAACATTGACACCAATTTTCTTATGTCACTggaactaaaataaaattcaatattcataataattataagagtGAATTAGTGAGCGAGGCATGTGATGCAAGCTAAGTTAGTGTGACTTGTAGATAAGCATCTTCTCTTTTGGCTTCACTCTCGCCGCTCCacttctctatattttttaattttcttgttttgattatcCCATCCCTTTGTCTTTATACATGATTCGGCTAAAAACATTCAAAATCAGTAAACGTTTCGTCCTTGTGTTCAATCTATTTTCTCTACTTCTAATTCTCTCATAGACTCAAATCATAGATAAGATAAACCTGAAAATATGAACTTCCCGACCACAAAATAGATGAGGTggattataaaaccaaaaaacatgaCTAAACCTATGAAGAACATGTGAGCATAGCGGAAGAAGGTATTATATGCCAAGTGCCTATGTGCATTAGGTTAATCACGTGGAAAGGCAAATGCATAATTCTTCTTCTGCATGCTAAAACATGCCCTTTTATTTTCATGCTTAATTATCGAAGCTACATTAATTATGTTCCTTCATGTGCTTTTTATCTCcacttttttaatgtttattttctGCTATAATTATGAATCCTCATTAGCTGGTTACTtatatttaaagttaaaaaatgcATAAATACATCTTGTACCATTGTATATGTAAAGAGTTCCAAATACTGAACAGAGAAACACACCCAAAAAACACGATGAATAAGATTAAAAACATAACTGACTAGAAAAGGCTGGAAACAAGTTAAATCAAACTTGTTATCAAACATTACAGTTGGtctttatttaagaaaaaaaaattattaagccaaaaaaattgaatctagAAAAATCCATAAATCTAGAATCATAAAAACATACTACGAATTTCTGACAGAATTATTCTTTTCTGAGCATATTAAGcaatccaaaattttaactaTGAGAAAACTGAAATAATGTAGCTAGTgctacattaaaaataaattatggacaTTGCAAATAATTTCAAATGCTGGCCTCTAAATTTTGTTGTGAGAAGTTCAGAACTTCTTAAGTTAtcaaatgaagagaaaaaactGGAAATTCAATTTTAGAGATAGAAATAGAGATGAGTTGGAGAAAAATCAACTCCAAACTTCATTTTGgaaatggagatggagatgatcTTAGTAAAAAACTTCAAAGTACTCATTCTTGTGTATAGAAAAGCGTTGGCATCAGCACCGCCCCTCTATTATTTGTACTCATGGCCTCATTGGTCCAACTCATTCTTTTTCATTtcaatcttatatttttattatatttctttagCATTTTTCAGTTACATAcagtttctctttttcttttcagctGCATAGTTGCATGGCATTCATGAATCGAATGCATTTATCAAATGAATGAACCGAATGAACCTCATCAAGAGATGTCAGTAAAAAGGAAACGTATTACGAATCCAATTGGTggcacaaaacaaaataattaacacGGTATACTACAACGATACAAGGTTACCAATCAAAGCCAACAGAGAAACTCAATTACCAATCAAAGCCAACACTCCACTTGCGAAGTGATAAGTCTATCGATTGCCAGTtcttttagtttgtttctttCACGTACAAGTTGATGACTATTCTTATATTTCTACATGTCCAATCATTTAAACATGCTTGATGAAGTTTTGTTTATACGAAAAGCTCATCTGCTAAACacaaattgagaaaaaaaaacaaatctggaTCAATAATAGATGACATGATTAATTatttagaaataatatttttaagcaTATCGGAAACACGAGAAAATGGAGATATAGTTTTAGCCACAAGAACATAGCTGCCTCAATGATCTTTTAAGTTCGGAGAAAGCCAACTCAAACATACGGACATTTAagttagcaaaaacaaaacacacacacaaatgtTATGTTTTGGGGGCATAGGGCAGTACGCCTATATGATGTCGGACGTCCTAATCCAGGGACCAACTGTAGGAGCTAGAAATTTGCCACACTACGTAAGAGGTATTGATTATGAGAACAACAAGTAAACGTTAATGGAAGAATGGAGGCGAGACCGAAATCTCTTTCCTTAACTCTTTGAAACCCCCGCAGTGCGACCGGATTAGTGGTTACAAGAGTCCCAGAATACAACCATTCACAACTGGGTTTGCTAATCACCTAAACACACCGGCTCTATACGAACTACACTACGATATTCTCGAAGACACTTAAGACTCTTACTTTGTGACAAAGAGAGATTTTTGGAGTTTTGTGTTCTAAGTCTTTTCTTCTCTACGTTGATATCACAATCGGTGATCGGTTGTGTAATGAGACTTGAACGTGTGTTTATATAGAGGTCTTTGTGATCGACGTAATTGACTTTGTTTCTCAACAAATCAAACCCACTCAATCCACAAATCCAACAACAGTTGTGTAGTGCTCTCCTCAATCCCGATTCTCATGGAGTTGAGAACGAAGAAGACCGAGTCTTCAGGAGACATGATAAAGAGATCGACTTCATCTCTTGTTTGACACAACCAATGGCTTATTGGAGCTCCAATTTGAGTCCAACCACTTCTATGTGACCCATTATCTATTCACACACTCTAATTTTATTAAGCCCACTAAGCTTAAATAAATTGAGGTCCAACAATCCTCCACATGAATAGAAATTACAAACTAAACATAGGAAGACTCGTAAAAAACTTTTACTAACTAGACTTGACTAGACTAGACACAACTTAGACTATACTAGACAAACGTTCGAGAGTATACAAAAATGTTATTGTATCTGAAAGGTAGCATTTTTAGCTTTGAaccaatcaattttaaaatctgTCGGATTTACTCGGCCAGGAggtgaacatgatgtcttgaaccaACCAGATTTTAATGTAAACCTAGACATAGGTATCACGCAATAACACTTTCTCGTAGAGATTTAGTTATCTATTGTGTCCATTTAGCCTTGGACTTTCCTGGGTTCATGAGTGAACTTGGAGAATATAGCCTCTCTTTCATTGTCATAGAAACGGCCCCATTTCACACTCACTAGGTGATCTCtcatcagttttgtttttaaaagcaTCCTGTAATACTCCATGAATATCTCAAAACTATGGTATATCATTAAAATAGCTTAACCTCAACTCAGGTAACActgtttatttttatctttaggaATTAGGTATAAACATAGTCTTACAGTGTTCAACCGTAACTCAACTTGATTTAGTTGTCCCTTTTGAACCTAGATCTTAGGATCTCCAATCACATAGGTTGGGTTTCCACCAAGCAGAATTTATATTTCTAGGCGGCCCATTCCTCTTGGTAATCCAATGATTTAatcatttattcatttattcAGTATCCATAAAATAGCTAATTGCTATAATAGTGTACACATAATATTGACACTGATTTTTCCCACATAAGGATAACATCCACAAAGTTCAAAAAATTCACATAGCTTCTTGAGCTTtatccaaaataatgaattttctAATAACTTTATGTGGTATCATGTTGAGATTATTATTTGTGGTAAGCAATGCTTCCCCCCNAATGCTCCCCCCCACATTTTATAGACTAACCCTTCAACATTTCTTATTTATCCTTTTccccataaataaaaaaatattttgtacaaTCGTTAAAGAGagttacaaaattaaatcacacaaatttatgtgaattattcaatatacatatatatatatatatatatatatatatatatatatttctcatgttgATGATGGCGTTTTTGGTGAGTCATGCTAGACGTAAGTCTCATGCAATGCAAATCTCACGTTAACTCACTTTGCATTTTTTGAGTTAAAATACATTCATGCACAGGTCAAAAGACTTCACAAAATGAAAACTAAACTGAAATTTCCATtattaagaaaagagaaaccaaCTACAACTTATTCTTCTCTTTCGAGACTACACTTATTCTTCTTCGAGGTGGAAAGCCTCGGTTACATCATTGTTGTAGACACCTTATATAACCCATCACAAACAAACCCATCACCTACGTACACCCCTTTCTTGGAGATTACAAGCTTATCCGCTTCCATCTTCACCTTAAATCCATGCTTGCAAATAAGAGACCGCGAGATTAAGTTCTTGCGCATATCTGGCACGTGAACTACGTTTGTCAAAGTAATCACACGTCCAGAAGCAAGCTGCAAGGCTATTTTGCTGTAACCTTCAATCTTTGAAGTAGCGGAGTTCCCCATGAAGAGTTTCTCATCATTATTGTTCTTGCTGTATGTCGAAAACATCGACTTATCCATGCAAATGTGCCTAGTTGCACCGGTGTCGAACCACCACGTCTCTGGATTGCTCTCGGCAACGTTAGTCTCGGTGACAAATGCACAAAAGTCAGCTTCGGTGAGATTAGCTTCATAATTGTCGCTGTTCTTAGGAGCCTTCTTACTACGACACTCGAAAGACTTGTGGCCCATCTTACCACAATTGTGACATGTTCCGGTAAACTTTTGTGAGTTTCCACCGGTTTTCTTCTTGAACTTTTGCTTGTTCTGTGGCAGgacttttccttttcccttgTCATGGTGCCCCTTATTTTGCCACTTTCCTTGTTCGTCAACTTAGTGTTCCGCCATATTCGCTTTGGGATCAATAGTTTGAACTCCAAATCCTATTTGTCTTCGGTTGGTTGACTCAATGCGGAGCCTCACTATCAAGTCTTCAAAGACTAAtctgttggatatgggctacgcccaatatgctactcggcccaacaagattTATTAATCACAGCCTCGGCCCGATAAGATTGGGAGCAAGTCATTAATTCCTGCAAAGGGCAACCTCGGAAATTCACGACGAAAACCCTAGACGTCCCTAGGTCAACAGTCccctataaaaggagaaagcatTTATTGGAATCAGCATCctgacccgcggacaatacctgcagagcaatactttgcatcgaaaactgctattgtctttcgtataaatcgttcttgttttcagttcgtcaCTTTAAGCTGACTAGTTCGTTTGTGGACTAACAAGCTCTAATCCGACTTGTTTTAAGTGATGATCTCACGTTTTCAccgattaataaaagaacttgcttgctctttcccacaaaatctttatttgtttaaattgtgtaatccccggtacaaacaattggtgcccaccgtggggcaagaGTAAAGCGTCTCTTTTGACGAATCAAAACCGACGATCCTCACTTCTTCGAAGTCTCAAGAGTTATGACGAACCCCAGCGAAAACTTCAACGAAGCAACGGAGCAGCCAATGGGGGGACGATGGGGGCGAACAAGAACACAAATTGTCCCCCCGCCGAGCTCCCTGCCGAACTCCCTGCCAAGCCCAACCGAAGGCTCCTTGCCGAGCCCAGTCGAAGGCCCACTGCCGAGCACAGTCTCTCCGCCGGCGCCTGACGCATCCTCCGAGCCTCCCGTAGCTGCACATGCCGAAGCCGGACCTGTCGCAGACCAGCTGGTTACCANNNNNNNNNNNNNNNNNNNNNNNNNNNNNNNNNNNNNNNNNNNNNNNNNNNNNNNNNNNNNNNNNNNNNNNNNNNNNNNNNNNNNNNNNNNNNNNNNNNNNNNNNNNNNNNNNNNNNNNNNNNNNNNNNNNNNNNNNNNNNNNNNNNNNNNNNNNNNNNNNNNNNNNNNNNNNNNNNNNNNNNNNNNNNNNNNNNNNNNN comes from Camelina sativa cultivar DH55 chromosome 19, Cs, whole genome shotgun sequence and encodes:
- the LOC104766372 gene encoding uncharacterized protein LOC104766372, giving the protein MGKLQKIGRVWDCLFLPTNQCSCFCLNTLVDDEDEEFEKKPLIDSSTEKSGKVMRLKDVVAADHRQTLAFHLKPKIVELKVSMHCYGCAKKVEKHISKLDGVTWYKVELESKKVVVKGNIMPVDVLESICKVKNAQLWPSS